In Prochlorococcus marinus str. MIT 1214, one DNA window encodes the following:
- the rpmA gene encoding 50S ribosomal protein L27, which translates to MAHKKGTGSTRNGRDSNAKRLGVKAYGGEKVTAGSILIRQRGTSILPGINVGRGKDDTLFALTDGSVHFESIRRGLRNRKRINISAKAI; encoded by the coding sequence ATGGCTCATAAAAAAGGTACCGGATCAACTAGGAATGGAAGAGATTCAAATGCCAAAAGACTTGGAGTAAAAGCTTATGGTGGCGAAAAAGTAACGGCTGGGTCAATTCTTATACGCCAAAGAGGCACTTCTATCCTTCCTGGAATCAATGTAGGCAGGGGAAAAGACGATACTCTTTTCGCTCTAACTGACGGTTCAGTTCATTTTGAAAGTATTCGTAGAGGCTTAAGAAATAGAAAAAGAATTAACATCTCTGCA
- the rplU gene encoding 50S ribosomal protein L21 — protein MANKESSPKKETPQDKTYAIVEASGKQFWLQPNRYYDLDRCHAEVNDILTIEKVLLFNDGKDLKLGKPYVKDAKVEIKVLEHRRGPKIIVYKMRPKKKTRRKNGHRQELTRVLVQSISVGSKTKKSKETKDAKTTASKVESE, from the coding sequence ATGGCTAATAAAGAATCATCTCCTAAAAAGGAAACACCTCAAGATAAAACTTATGCGATAGTTGAAGCCTCAGGAAAACAATTTTGGCTTCAACCCAACCGTTATTACGATTTAGACAGATGCCATGCAGAAGTTAATGATATTTTAACTATTGAAAAGGTTCTTCTTTTTAACGATGGTAAAGATTTGAAGCTTGGAAAACCTTATGTTAAAGATGCAAAAGTAGAAATTAAAGTATTGGAGCATAGAAGAGGTCCAAAAATAATAGTCTATAAAATGAGACCAAAGAAAAAGACAAGGAGAAAAAATGGACATCGTCAAGAACTAACAAGAGTTTTAGTTCAATCCATATCAGTAGGATCAAAAACTAAAAAATCAAAAGAAACAAAAGATGCCAAAACCACTGCCAGTAAAGTAGAATCTGAATAA